A window of Pomacea canaliculata isolate SZHN2017 linkage group LG3, ASM307304v1, whole genome shotgun sequence contains these coding sequences:
- the LOC112560263 gene encoding DNA polymerase delta catalytic subunit-like: MDSRKRNQNGKTSGPSQKKSRSMEEDEDPSLFEAELALMEEIEGEGRAQDDDIQETLGAGPEHEVTSARWSRPLLPHIDPKCDDIEFQQLDVDYYVGSPLSGMLGAMQGPVPIVRMYGITMEGNSIMVHIHGFAPYFFVPAQPGFKKEHCQQFKNALNSAVLRDMRSNKEDVKEAVLAVDYLLKESIYGYHGNRKIPFLKITMAIPRLIAPAKRLLEQGFVCPGYAQHGFQTYESNIDFEIRFMVDTNVLGCNWITLPAGLYRIREKEGDGSKGGKQDSSRQAPRSRCQLEVDISWEDFVSHVPEGEWSKVAPLRILSFDIECAGRKGIFPEADKDPVIQIANMVIRQGDHEPFIRNVFTLNTCAPVVGSQVLSFSREQDLLNKWAAFVREVDPDIITGYNIQNFDLPYLLNRATHLKVSDFAFLSRIRNIPSKVKEAMFQSRQMGKRENKVINIEGRVQFDLLQVLLRDYKLRSYTLNAVSFHFLQEQKEDVQHSIITDLQNGNDQTRRRLAVYCLKDAILPLRLLDKLMCVINYMEMARVTGVPMSALLSRGQQIKVMSQLLRKAKEQDLVIPAHKVETGDEYEGATVIEPVKGYYSVPIATLDFASLYPSIMMAHNLCYTSLLNQQSIQKEGLTPDQFIKTPSGNFFCKASVRKGLLPEILEHLLAARKKAKDDLKKETDPFIKKVLDGRQLALKVSANSVYGFTGAQVGKLPCLEISQSVTAFGRFMIEQTKQYVEDHYTIANGYQHDAKVIYGDTDSVMCKFGTSTVEETMKLGREAAELISSKFVSPIKLEFEKVYFPYLLINKKRYAGLFWTNPIKHDKMDCKGIETVRRDNCPLVAQLINTCLQLLLIDRNPDGAVAHAKQTISDLLCNRIDISQLVITKELAKTDEEYAGKQAHAELALRMRKRDAGSAPQLGDRVPYVITAAAKGTAAYLKSEDPIYVLENNVPIDTQYYLENQLSKPLLRIFEPILGDKKAESVLLRGDHTRTKTVMTSKVGGLSSFTKKRSTCIGCKTPLDKEGDAVCKHCRPQESKLYQKEIIQLKVLEEKFSRLWTQCQRCQGSLHEDVLCTSRDCPIFYMRKKVQKDLSEQDKLVERFGDSDW; encoded by the exons atgGATTCCAGAAAAAGGAATCAGAACGGCAAGACCAGTGGCCCATCACAGAAAAAGAGCAG GTCCATGGAAGAAGATGAGGATCCATCTTTATTTGAAGCAGAACTGGCTCTAATGGAAGAGATTGAGGGCGAGGGAAGAGCTCAGGATGATGACATCCAAGAAACTTTAG GGGCTGGGCCTGAGCATGAGGTGACTAGTGCCAGATGGTCACGTCCTCTTCTACCTCACATTGACCCAAAATGCGATGATATTGAGTTCCAACAGCTAGATGTGGATTACTATGTCG GTAGTCCACTGTCAGGAATGCTGGGTGCAATGCAGGGCCCTGTTCCAATAGTTCGTATGTATGGCATTACAATGGAGGGCAATAGCATTATGGTTCATATCCATGGATTTGCACCATACTTCTTTGTGCCAGCCCAACCAGGATTCAAGAAAGAACATTGTCAACAATTTAAG AATGCCTTAAATTCTGCAGTGCTTCGGGACATGCGCTCAAACAAAGAGGATGTCAAAGAGGCTGTCCTTGCTGTGGACTACCTTCTGAAAGAAA GTATTTACGGCTACCATGGCAACCGCAAAATTCCATTCCTTAAAATCACCATGGCTATTCCACGCTTAATTGCACCGGCAAAAAGGCTGTTGGAGCAGGGCTTCGTCTGTCCAGGCTACGCGCAACATGGCTTTCAAACATATGAGAGCAACATAGATTTTGAAATCCG CTTCATGGTGGACACAAATGTCCTAGGATGCAACTGGATCACCCTTCCAGCAGGATTGTACCGTATCCGTGAAAAAGAGGGTGATGGCAGCAAGGGTGGAAAGCAAGACTCTTCAAGACAAGCTCCTCGCTCCCGCTGTCAGCTTGAGGTGGACATTTCTTGGGAAGACTTTGTCTCTCATGTACCTGAAGGAGAGTGGTCAAAGGTGGCCCCTCTACGCATTCTGAGTTTTGATATTGAATGTGCTGGAAGGAAAG GTATTTTCCCCGAAGCAGACAAAGACCCTGTGATTCAGATTGCTAATATGGTGATTCGTCAAGGTGATCATGAGCCCTTCATTCGTAATGTCTTCACCCTCAATACCTGTGCCCCAGTTGTCGGTTCACAAGTCCTGTCTTTCTCTCGTGAGCAGGATCTACTAAAT AAATGGGCAGCATTTGTTCGAGAGGTTGATCCTGACATCATCACTGGATACAACATTCAAAACTTTGATCTGCCTTATCTCCTCAACAGAGCCACACACTTGAAG gTTTCAGATTTTGCATTCCTTAGTCGAATCCGAAATATTCCATCTAAAGTGAAGGAAGCCATGTTCCAGTCTCGTCAGATGGGCAAGCGAGAAAACAAAGTCATCAATATCGAGGGTCGTGTGCAATTTGACCTCCTGCAG gtcttgtTGAGAGACTACAAGCTGCGATCATACACTTTGAATGCTGTGTCTTTCCATTTTctacaagaacaaaaagagGATGTACAACACTCCATAATCACAGATCTGCAG AATGGCAATGACCAGACTCGGCGTCGACTGGCTGTCTACTGCCTGAAAGATGCCATCTTACCCTTGCGGCTTCTAGATAAACTTATGTGTGTCATCAACTACATGGAAATGGCTCGTGTGACAGGTGTGCCAATGTCAGCCCTCCTGTCTCGAGGACAACAGATCAAAGTCATGTCACAGCTTCTTCGAAAG GCCAAAGAGCAAGACCTGGTGATACCTGCTCACAAAGTGGAGACTGGTGACGAATATGAGGGGGCAACTGTCATTGAACCAGTTAAAGG ATACTATTCGGTGCCCATTGCCACACTCGACTTTGCTTCACTGTACCCATCAATTATGATGGCCCATAACCTGTGTTACACTTCTTTGCTGAATCAGCAGTCTATACAAAAAGAAGG GTTAACTCCAGACCAGTTTATCAAAACACCATCAGGAAACTTTTTTTGCAAGGCCTCAGTTCGTAAAGGCTTGCTTCCTGAGATTCTGGAACACCTGCTGGCAGCTAGGAAGAA GGCTAAAGATGACTTGAAAAAAGAGACTGATCCATTTATAAAGAAAGTTCTTGATGGACGTCAACTGGCACTGAAGGTCAGCGCAAACTCTGTTTATGGCTTCACTGGGGCACAGGTTGGCAAGCTGCCATGCCTTGAGATTTCTCAGAGTGTGACTGCCTTTGGCCGTTTCATGATTGAACAGACAAAGCAGTATGTTGAGGATCATTATACCATTGCCAATGGATACCAACATGATGCTAAG GTAATTTATGGAGATACTGACTCCGTCATGTGTAAATTTGGCACAAGCACGGTGGAAGAGACCATGAAGCTGGGCAGAGAAGCAGCTGAGCTCATCTCATCCAAGTTTGTCAGCCCCATCAAGCTTGAATTTGAGAAG GTGTATTTCCCATACCTTCTTATCAACAAGAAACGATATGCTGGCCTGTTCTGGACAAACCCTATCAAGCATGACAAAATGGATTGTAAGGGCATTGAGACAGTGAGGCGAGACAACTGCCCTCTCGTGGCTCAGCTCATTAACACCTGCTTACAACTGCTGCTTATCGACAG GAATCCTGATGGGGCTGTTGCACATGCTAAACAGACAATTTCAGATCTCTTGTGCAACCGCATTGACATCTCTCAGCTAGTGATCACAAAGGAACTTGCAAAGACCGATGAGGAATATGCTGGCAAACAAGCCCATGCTGAGTTAGCACTCAG AATGCGCAAAAGAGATGCTGGAAGTGCACCTCAGCTTGGTGATCGAGTTCCGTATGTCATTACTGCTGCTGCCAAGGGAACTGCCGCCTATCTCAAGTCTGAG GATCCAATCTATGTGCTAGAAAACAATGTTCCCATCGATACCCAGTATTACCTGGAGAACCAACTGTCCAAACCTCTTCTACGCATCTTTGAGCCCATTTTAGGGGACAAGAAGGCAGAGTCGGTGCTACTTC GTGGAGATCATACTAGGACAAAGACAgtgatgacatcaaaagtggGCGGTCTTTCTAGCTTCACAAAGAAACGGAGCACTTGCATAGGCTGTAAAACACCTCTGGATAAAGAGG GGGATGCTGTGTGCAAGCACTGTCGTCCTCAGGAATCAAAACTCTATCAGAAAGAAATCATCCAGCTGAAGGTTCTGGAAGAAAAGTTTTCTCGCCTGTGGACACAATGCCAGCGGTGTCAAGGGAGTCTTCATGAAGATGTGTTATGCACAAG TCGAGATTGCCCCATCTTCTACATGCGGAAGAAGGTCCAGAAGGATCTGTCGGAGCAAGATAAGCTGGTCGAAAGGTTTGGGGACAGCGATTGGTGA